A region of the Polaribacter sp. L3A8 genome:
AACTTTTTGAAACCATTTAAGAGCGTAAGCAGCTTTTTTATTTGCAAAGTAGTAATTAGCAACTGTAAAAAAGGCTTTGTTTTTTTTACTGCTATTTGGGTTGTCTTCTATAAAAGCAAGTATTTTTTTATCTGCTTCTGGCTGGTTTAACCGTATAGCACACATGGCGTCATAATAAGCTGCATCTGCTTTTAGGTTAGAGCCTTTACTGGCCTTTTTAGTAATCTTAACAAAACTAGTTTGTGCTGCAGCGTAAGCTTTGTCATTAAATAATTTTATGGCGTCATTATATTTTGTAAAAATATTAGTGTCTACAATTGTTTGCTGACTATAACCAACAACAGAGACTAGGAAAATGAAAAAAGTTAGCAAACGTTTCTTAAAAAAAACAAACTTCATATAATTATTTTTGATACTTAAAATGGATAACGAACATATTTTTGTTTTGTTTGATAGACAAATAAAAAATGTGAAATATTTTACATCAAAAATAAGAATTGTTTATAATTCATAGTATAAAACCGTTAGAAACTTTTAAGTTTGTAAAAACAAGTTTTTTATGGAAAACCCAGTCTTATTTTTAGAAAACGCAGAGATTTATCAAAGAGAGAATTTGGTATTGTCTAAAGTGAATTTATCGATACAAAAAGGAGAGTTTTACTATTTAATTGGTAAAACCGGAAGCGGAAAAAGTAGTCTGTTGAAAACGTTGTATGGAGATTTAACGTTACAAAAAGGTGCAGGTAGTATTGTAGATTTTGATTTAAAGAAATTAAAAGAAAATGATATCCCTTTTTTACGACGAAAAATAGGAATTGTTTTTCAAGATTTTAAATTGTTAAGCGATAGAAATGTCTTTGGTAATTTAGAGTTTGTTTTAAAAGCTACAGGCTGGAAAGATAAAACTAAGATTAAAGATAAAATTGATGAGGTTTTAGATAAAGTTGGGATGAAGGCGCAAGCTTACAAAAAAACCTATGAACTTTCTGGAGGAGAACAGCAAAGAATAGCCATTGCAAGAGCCTTATTAAATGATCCTGAATTAATTTTAGCAGATGAGCCGACAGGCAATTTAGACCCAAAAACTTCTTTAGAAGTTATGGAGCTTTTAAATGAAATTCATAAAAGTGGAAAAACAATTTTAATGGCAACGCACGATTATCAATTAATTGTAAAATTTAAGCAAAAAACTTTGAAGTGTGAAGGTGGAGAGTTGTTTGAAGTAGCTCAAAAAGCAACTGTATAATGCTTTCTGTACTTATACCAACATATAATTACAATGCTTTTTTTTTGGTAAAAAAAATTCATCAACAATTAATTTTAGAAAACATAGCATTCGAAATTATTTGTTTAGATGATGGTTCTAAGTCGCCTTTAAATGTAAAAAATAAAGAAATAAATAAACTTTCATTTTCTAGCTTTAAAAATCTAGAGCATAATATTGGAAGAAGTGCTATTAGAAACTTGTTAGCCAAAAAAGCAACGTACGATTGGTTGTTATTTTTAGATGTAGATGTTATTCCTGTAAAATCTAATTTTATAAAAAAATATATAAATTGTTTCGCAAAAGATAAAACTGTTTTTTGTGGAGGATTGTTATATGAAGATAAAATAGAAAACGTTAAGTTATTACGTTATAAATATGGTAAAAAACATGAAGAAATTTCTGTAGAAAAACGCATTGAAAATCCAGATAAGTATTTTTTTACCTCTAATTTTTTAATTAAGAAAGAAGCCTTTAATAGGGTAAAATTTGAAGAAAAATTAATCTTATATGGTAGAGAAGATTTATTGTTTTCTTTAGAGTTAATAAATAAAGAGTATAATATTGAACATATAAGTAATGAAGTCTATCATTTAGGTTTAGATAAAAATGATTTGTTTGTTGCTAAAACTAAAGAGGCAATGGAAAACCTTATTTTTATTGATAAACAAAGCTTAATTGATACAACAGAAATGCCTTTGTTAGGTTTGGTTAGAAAAATATCAGCAGTAAAAATGACAAGAATAGTTGGAATGTTTCATCTCTTTTTTGAAAAATTAGCTATTAAAAAATCTTCGGTTTTCTTCTTAAATTGTATGAAAGTAAGTTATATGTGTCATTTAAAATTAAAGCATGAATAGAAATGAAATTGCTCATTTAATTAGCACTAAATTAATTGCTAATAAAGAGGTCTTAAAAACTCAGTTTTTAGAATCTAAAGATACTATTGGTTATTTTTTTATTGATGATTTGTTACCGGAAGAATTAGCGCTAGAAATTCATAATAAATTTCCTACAACAAAGGAAGCTATTAGAAAAAAGAATTTAAGAGAGTTTAAGTATACAGCCTATCAAATGGATAATTATAATGCGCTTTTAGAAGAAGTTATTTATGCATTTCAAGATAAAAAAGTTGTTGCATTAGTTTCTGAAATTTGCCAATTAGAAGAGATTTTTGAAGATAAGCACCTGTATGCTGGCGGATTGTCTTTAATGGAAAAGGATAATTTTTTAAATCCGCATTTAGATAATTCTCATGATAAAGATAGAAATAGATGGCGAGTTTTAAACCTTCTATATTATGTAACACATAATTGGAATACAGAAAATGGAGGTCATTTAGAGATTTGGCCACAAGGATTAAAAAACAAACAAACTACTCTAGAAAGTAAATTTAATAGATTGGTTGTTATGACAACTCATCAAAATTCTTGGCACTCTGTAAGTAAAGTTTTAAAGGATGATGTTAGGTGTTGCGTGTCTAATTATTACTTTTCTGATACCCCTATTTTAGTTTCAGATAGATTTCATAT
Encoded here:
- a CDS encoding cell division ATP-binding protein FtsE, with translation MENPVLFLENAEIYQRENLVLSKVNLSIQKGEFYYLIGKTGSGKSSLLKTLYGDLTLQKGAGSIVDFDLKKLKENDIPFLRRKIGIVFQDFKLLSDRNVFGNLEFVLKATGWKDKTKIKDKIDEVLDKVGMKAQAYKKTYELSGGEQQRIAIARALLNDPELILADEPTGNLDPKTSLEVMELLNEIHKSGKTILMATHDYQLIVKFKQKTLKCEGGELFEVAQKATV
- a CDS encoding glycosyltransferase family 2 protein; translated protein: MLSVLIPTYNYNAFFLVKKIHQQLILENIAFEIICLDDGSKSPLNVKNKEINKLSFSSFKNLEHNIGRSAIRNLLAKKATYDWLLFLDVDVIPVKSNFIKKYINCFAKDKTVFCGGLLYEDKIENVKLLRYKYGKKHEEISVEKRIENPDKYFFTSNFLIKKEAFNRVKFEEKLILYGREDLLFSLELINKEYNIEHISNEVYHLGLDKNDLFVAKTKEAMENLIFIDKQSLIDTTEMPLLGLVRKISAVKMTRIVGMFHLFFEKLAIKKSSVFFLNCMKVSYMCHLKLKHE
- a CDS encoding 2OG-Fe(II) oxygenase, which produces MNRNEIAHLISTKLIANKEVLKTQFLESKDTIGYFFIDDLLPEELALEIHNKFPTTKEAIRKKNLREFKYTAYQMDNYNALLEEVIYAFQDKKVVALVSEICQLEEIFEDKHLYAGGLSLMEKDNFLNPHLDNSHDKDRNRWRVLNLLYYVTHNWNTENGGHLEIWPQGLKNKQTTLESKFNRLVVMTTHQNSWHSVSKVLKDDVRCCVSNYYFSDTPILVSDRFHITTFRGRSSEKVKDIFLRIDNSMRSSLRKMFKKGIRENPHQYKK